From Acidovorax sp. FHTAMBA, one genomic window encodes:
- a CDS encoding PA4780 family RIO1-like protein kinase yields the protein MKAPPRLQSLIEEGLIDTVVRQLMSGKEAMVFVVRNSDHTLCAKIYKEANNRSFRQAVDYTENRKVKNSRSARAMAKGSKLGRQEQEAAWQSAEVDALYRLAAAGVRVPQPYNFHDGVLLMELVTDAHGDAAPRLNDVRFTPEDARTHHATLVAEVVRMLCAGVVHGDLSEFNILLARLPGADGADAHDGPVIIDLPQAVDAAGNNHAQRMLLRDVANLRDFFGQFAPELRSTQFGPEIWSLYQSGLLSNETPLTGHYAPQHVDVDMEAVLREIDDARDEDAARRLRMAAG from the coding sequence ATGAAAGCTCCCCCCCGCCTGCAGTCCCTCATCGAGGAAGGCCTGATCGACACCGTGGTCCGCCAGCTCATGAGCGGCAAGGAGGCCATGGTTTTTGTGGTGCGCAACAGCGACCACACGCTCTGCGCCAAGATCTACAAAGAGGCCAACAACCGCAGCTTTCGGCAGGCGGTGGACTACACCGAAAACCGCAAGGTCAAGAACTCGCGCTCGGCCCGTGCCATGGCCAAGGGCAGCAAGCTTGGCCGGCAAGAGCAAGAGGCCGCCTGGCAAAGCGCCGAGGTCGATGCACTCTACCGCCTGGCCGCTGCGGGCGTGCGCGTGCCGCAGCCCTACAACTTTCACGACGGTGTGCTGCTGATGGAGCTGGTGACCGACGCCCACGGCGACGCCGCCCCGCGCCTGAACGATGTGAGGTTTACCCCCGAAGACGCGCGCACCCACCACGCCACGCTGGTGGCCGAGGTGGTGCGCATGCTGTGTGCGGGTGTGGTGCACGGCGACCTGTCGGAGTTCAACATCCTGCTGGCGCGCCTGCCGGGCGCAGACGGCGCGGACGCCCACGATGGTCCGGTCATCATCGACCTGCCCCAGGCCGTGGACGCTGCGGGCAACAACCACGCCCAGCGCATGCTGCTGCGCGATGTGGCCAACCTGCGCGATTTCTTCGGGCAGTTCGCGCCCGAGCTGCGCAGCACGCAATTCGGCCCCGAGATCTGGAGCCTGTACCAGAGCGGCCTGCTGAGCAACGAGACGCCTTTGACGGGCCACTACGCGCCGCAGCATGTTGATGTGGACATGGAGGCCGTGCTGCGCGAGATCGACGATGCGCGCGACGAAGACGCGGCGCGCAGGCTGCGCATGGCCGCCGGCTGA
- a CDS encoding tRNA-uridine aminocarboxypropyltransferase, translating into MTAPAPSPAPHAVSRLRAERLARSAKPFLARGGPKGERCAGCRLVPSHCLCALRPTLTTRAGMCLLMADIEPLKPSNTGWLIADVVADTYAFGWARTEVHADLLALLADPQWQPYVVFPGEFVEPARVVTQVAKAEGKRPLFVLLDATWPEARKMFRKSPYLNHLPVLSLAPEQLSRYHLRRSNRTDHFCTSEVGALCLELAGELHAAQTLEAYLDVFTHHYLQAKHQLPVDGSDAVHQRLRDLRGAG; encoded by the coding sequence GTGACCGCCCCTGCGCCAAGCCCTGCACCGCACGCCGTCTCGCGCCTGCGCGCGGAGCGCCTCGCCCGCAGCGCCAAGCCCTTTCTGGCCCGGGGCGGCCCCAAAGGCGAACGCTGCGCGGGCTGCCGCCTGGTGCCCAGCCACTGCCTTTGCGCGCTGCGCCCCACGCTGACTACGCGTGCAGGCATGTGCCTGCTGATGGCCGACATCGAGCCGCTCAAGCCCAGCAACACCGGCTGGCTGATCGCCGATGTGGTGGCAGACACGTACGCCTTTGGCTGGGCGCGCACCGAGGTGCACGCCGACCTGCTGGCGCTGCTGGCCGACCCGCAGTGGCAGCCGTATGTGGTGTTCCCCGGCGAGTTCGTGGAGCCTGCGCGCGTCGTCACGCAGGTGGCCAAGGCCGAGGGCAAGCGCCCGCTGTTTGTGCTGCTCGACGCCACCTGGCCCGAGGCGCGCAAGATGTTCCGCAAGAGCCCCTACCTCAACCACCTGCCCGTGTTGAGCCTGGCGCCCGAACAGCTCTCGCGCTACCACCTGCGCCGGTCCAACCGCACGGACCATTTCTGCACCTCCGAGGTGGGCGCGCTGTGCCTGGAACTGGCGGGCGAGCTGCATGCCGCGCAGACGCTGGAGGCCTACCTGGACGTGTTCACCCACCACTACCTGCAGGCCAAGCACCAGCTACCGGTAGATGGCAGCGATGCGGTGCACCAGCGGCTGCGCGATCTGCGCGGCGCGGGCTAA
- a CDS encoding class I SAM-dependent methyltransferase, with protein sequence MKSASATTFDEAYYQRFYFDKKTSVVDPAHMERLGTFVCSYLKYLRVPVSRVLDVGCGIGLWKGIVAQHFPGASYQGVEFSPYLCERFGWQQGSVVDYVADAPFDLVICQGVLPYLSPPDLKAALLNLGRLTTGALYVEAVSREDFERDIIDEEITDNRVFRHRAELYRRGLREGAIELGGGVWLSRKAELPLFALEQAGGQ encoded by the coding sequence TTGAAATCCGCCAGCGCCACCACTTTTGACGAGGCCTACTACCAGCGCTTTTACTTTGACAAAAAGACCAGCGTGGTGGACCCGGCGCACATGGAGCGCTTGGGCACCTTTGTGTGCAGCTACCTCAAATACCTGCGCGTGCCGGTGAGCCGTGTGCTGGACGTGGGCTGCGGCATCGGGCTGTGGAAGGGCATCGTGGCGCAGCACTTTCCGGGCGCCAGCTACCAGGGCGTGGAGTTCAGCCCCTACCTGTGCGAGCGCTTCGGGTGGCAGCAGGGGTCGGTGGTGGACTACGTGGCCGATGCGCCGTTTGACCTGGTCATCTGCCAGGGCGTGCTGCCCTACCTGAGCCCGCCGGATCTGAAAGCCGCGCTGCTCAACCTGGGCCGCCTGACCACAGGCGCGCTGTATGTCGAGGCCGTCTCGCGCGAGGATTTCGAGCGCGACATCATCGACGAAGAGATTACCGACAACCGCGTGTTCCGCCACCGCGCCGAGCTCTATCGGCGCGGCCTGCGCGAAGGCGCCATCGAACTGGGTGGCGGCGTGTGGCTGAGCCGCAAGGCCGAGCTGCCGCTGTTTGCGCTGGAGCAGGCGGGCGGGCAGTGA
- a CDS encoding VOC family protein, which translates to MFSHVMVGVNDLEASRKFYDAVLGTLGVPPGVANKNRYFYRGPTGTFGITTPINGEPATFGNGATIGFAMQSTEQTDAFHAAGVANGGTTCEDPPGWREGPGGKLYLAYLRDPDGNKLCALHRPPKDAAVK; encoded by the coding sequence ATGTTCAGTCATGTGATGGTCGGTGTGAACGATCTGGAGGCATCCCGCAAGTTTTATGACGCCGTGCTCGGCACGCTGGGCGTGCCGCCCGGGGTGGCCAACAAGAACCGCTACTTCTACCGCGGCCCCACCGGTACCTTTGGCATCACCACCCCGATCAACGGCGAGCCCGCCACCTTCGGCAACGGCGCGACCATCGGTTTTGCCATGCAGTCGACCGAGCAGACCGATGCCTTCCACGCCGCCGGTGTGGCCAACGGCGGCACCACCTGCGAAGACCCCCCGGGCTGGCGCGAAGGCCCCGGCGGCAAGCTGTACCTGGCCTACCTGCGTGACCCGGACGGCAACAAGCTGTGCGCGCTGCACCGCCCGCCCAAGGACGCCGCAGTCAAGTAG
- a CDS encoding EAL domain-containing protein, which translates to MPISILLIESDPLHAQAVVDALADPWSGWRVEVAASLREAGEYLDRNGGSPPDIVLAAQRTVDGSAFDLLRMLDGVPAMIIVRSGAETHAAQAMRYGFDDFAVQDTALDYLLTLPAQIDSVLERSSSARARRAAETMLARQHRLLQAISRAQAMFIASSGPRAAFEALLDELMALTQSAFGMVGQVQRGDDGRPYLRVHAITDISWDEASRARYAQHAEGGMVFDNLHSLVGAALVTGEPVLTNDARSDHRSAGTPRGHPPLLTYLGLPIHAAGELVAMVGLANRAEGYSAADVQFLQPLLNTVGQLEMARRAELARSAVEAQLERTSALLAEKTRALEGTLASVSQGITNVDVEGRIRVYNRRYLELLDLPESLLATQPRVEDVVRFQAERGDFGQGFELIEPGARNYVASEYAAHGGRLTMPETYVRRNLQGRYIEVRTRALEQGGRVRTFTDVTDYLSTLEALRLSESRWRSLTQLSSDWYWEQDAQFRFVRLDGNPHNEAGVPDDMHYGRTRWELPHTFVSEAQWREHRRQLEAHEVFHDFEMQRLAEDGRPVWISISGEPIFDEAGQFTGYRGVARDITERKLAEAEIQRLAFYDELTGLPNRRLLMDRLERAASACAREGSHGALLFLDLDNFKDINDTMGHEWGDRLLVQVGMRIGASVRATDTVARLGGDEFVVVLQGLNAELQAAGAEAEAVALKMLTALNQPYTVQNSEVHSTPSIGIALFRDVQLPVQELLQRADLAMYQAKAKGRNTLCFFDPAMQAAVTARSALEGDMRQGLLRSEFLLHYQPVVDEAGQVLGAEALVRWHHPQRGMVSPGDFIPLAEQTGLILPLGRQVLTLACQQLAQWAAAPATAMWSLAVNVSAQEFRQPDFADGVLSVLRAAGADPARLKLELTESLLLHDVEDSILKMQALRTQGVGFSLDDFGTGYSSLSYLKRLPLDQLKIDQSFVRDVLTDPNDATIACTIITLARSLGLDVVAEGVETEGQRAFLLRNGCRQFQGYLFGRPGPAELL; encoded by the coding sequence ATGCCCATCTCCATCCTGCTGATCGAAAGCGATCCCCTTCACGCGCAGGCCGTGGTCGACGCGCTGGCGGACCCCTGGTCGGGCTGGCGGGTGGAGGTGGCCGCATCGCTGCGGGAGGCGGGCGAATACCTGGACCGCAACGGGGGCAGCCCGCCCGATATCGTGCTGGCGGCGCAGCGCACGGTGGACGGGTCGGCCTTTGACCTGTTGCGCATGCTCGACGGCGTGCCGGCCATGATCATCGTGCGCTCGGGTGCCGAAACCCACGCCGCACAGGCCATGCGCTACGGCTTCGATGATTTTGCGGTGCAGGACACTGCGCTGGACTACCTGCTCACATTGCCCGCACAGATTGACTCGGTGCTCGAGCGCAGTTCCAGCGCCCGGGCCCGGCGCGCCGCAGAAACCATGCTGGCCCGCCAGCACAGGCTGCTGCAGGCGATCTCGCGGGCCCAGGCCATGTTCATTGCCAGCTCCGGGCCCCGGGCGGCCTTCGAGGCGCTGCTGGACGAACTGATGGCGCTCACCCAAAGCGCGTTCGGCATGGTGGGCCAGGTGCAGCGCGGCGATGACGGGCGCCCGTACCTGCGGGTGCACGCCATCACCGACATCAGCTGGGACGAAGCCTCCCGCGCCCGGTATGCGCAGCACGCAGAGGGTGGCATGGTGTTCGACAACCTCCATTCGCTGGTGGGGGCTGCGCTGGTGACCGGGGAGCCGGTGCTCACCAACGATGCGCGGAGCGACCACCGCAGCGCCGGCACGCCGCGGGGGCATCCGCCGCTGCTCACCTACCTGGGGCTGCCCATTCACGCCGCCGGGGAGCTGGTGGCCATGGTGGGCCTGGCCAACCGGGCCGAGGGCTACTCGGCCGCCGATGTGCAGTTTCTTCAGCCCCTGCTCAACACCGTAGGCCAGCTGGAGATGGCGCGCCGTGCCGAACTGGCGCGCAGCGCCGTGGAAGCCCAGCTCGAGCGCACCAGCGCCCTGCTGGCCGAGAAGACCCGGGCCCTGGAAGGCACGCTCGCCAGCGTCTCGCAGGGCATCACCAATGTGGATGTGGAGGGCCGCATCCGCGTGTACAACCGCCGCTATCTGGAGCTGCTGGACCTGCCCGAGTCGCTCCTGGCCACGCAACCGCGGGTAGAGGACGTGGTGCGCTTTCAGGCCGAGCGCGGGGACTTTGGCCAGGGGTTCGAGCTGATCGAGCCGGGGGCGCGCAACTACGTGGCGTCGGAATACGCGGCCCACGGCGGCAGGCTCACCATGCCGGAAACCTACGTGCGGCGCAACCTGCAGGGCCGCTACATCGAAGTGCGCACCCGCGCGCTGGAGCAAGGCGGGCGCGTTCGCACCTTCACCGATGTGACCGATTACCTCAGCACGCTGGAGGCCCTGCGCCTGAGCGAGTCCCGCTGGCGCAGCCTCACCCAGCTGTCCTCCGACTGGTACTGGGAGCAGGACGCGCAGTTCCGCTTTGTGCGGCTGGACGGCAACCCCCACAACGAAGCCGGCGTGCCCGACGACATGCACTACGGCCGCACGCGCTGGGAGCTGCCCCACACCTTTGTGAGCGAAGCCCAGTGGCGAGAGCACCGCCGGCAGCTGGAGGCGCACGAGGTGTTTCACGATTTCGAGATGCAGCGTCTGGCGGAAGACGGCAGGCCCGTGTGGATCTCCATCAGCGGAGAGCCCATCTTTGATGAGGCCGGCCAGTTCACCGGCTACCGGGGCGTGGCGCGCGACATCACCGAGCGCAAGCTGGCCGAGGCGGAGATCCAGCGCCTCGCGTTCTATGACGAGCTCACGGGCCTGCCCAACCGGCGGCTGCTGATGGACCGGCTCGAACGCGCGGCCAGCGCCTGTGCGCGCGAGGGCAGCCATGGCGCCCTGCTGTTCCTGGATCTCGACAACTTCAAGGACATCAACGACACCATGGGCCACGAGTGGGGTGACCGCCTTTTGGTGCAGGTGGGCATGCGCATCGGGGCCAGCGTGCGCGCCACCGACACCGTGGCCCGCCTGGGCGGCGACGAATTCGTGGTGGTGCTCCAGGGCCTGAACGCCGAACTGCAAGCGGCAGGCGCAGAGGCCGAGGCCGTCGCGCTGAAGATGCTGACCGCATTGAACCAGCCCTACACGGTGCAAAACAGCGAAGTGCACAGCACCCCCAGCATTGGCATTGCGCTGTTTCGCGATGTGCAGCTGCCCGTGCAGGAGCTGCTGCAGCGCGCTGACCTGGCCATGTACCAGGCCAAGGCCAAGGGCCGCAACACGCTGTGCTTTTTTGACCCTGCCATGCAGGCCGCCGTCACGGCCCGATCGGCACTGGAGGGCGACATGCGCCAGGGCCTGCTGCGCAGCGAATTCCTGCTCCACTACCAGCCAGTGGTGGACGAAGCGGGCCAGGTGCTGGGCGCCGAGGCGCTGGTGCGCTGGCACCACCCCCAGCGCGGCATGGTGTCGCCCGGGGATTTCATCCCGCTTGCCGAGCAGACGGGGCTCATCCTGCCCCTGGGCCGCCAGGTGCTCACCCTGGCCTGCCAGCAGCTGGCGCAATGGGCAGCAGCGCCCGCGACGGCGATGTGGAGCCTGGCCGTGAACGTGAGCGCGCAGGAGTTCCGGCAGCCCGACTTTGCCGACGGCGTGCTCAGCGTGCTGCGCGCCGCCGGTGCCGACCCCGCCCGCCTCAAGCTGGAGCTGACCGAAAGCCTGCTGCTGCACGATGTGGAAGACAGCATCCTCAAGATGCAGGCGCTGCGCACCCAGGGCGTCGGTTTCTCGCTGGATGACTTTGGCACGGGTTACTCGTCGCTGAGCTACCTCAAGCGCCTGCCGCTGGACCAGCTCAAGATCGACCAGAGTTTTGTGCGCGACGTGCTCACCGACCCCAACGACGCCACCATCGCCTGCACCATCATCACGCTGGCGCGCAGCCTGGGCCTGGATGTGGTGGCCGAGGGCGTCGAGACCGAAGGCCAGCGCGCGTTCCTGCTGCGCAACGGCTGCCGCCAGTTCCAGGGCTACCTGTTCGGCCGCCCCGGGCCTGCGGAGCTGCTTTGA
- a CDS encoding adenine phosphoribosyltransferase, producing MQPLSVNEYLRQHIRTVPDWPAPGVQFRDITPLLQDPKVFRVLIDAFVHRYMDKALRPDVVAGLDARGFILGAVVAYELNVGFVPIRKKGKLPFTTVEETYELEYGSATVELHTDAVKPGDRVLLIDDLIATGGTMMAGRKLLEKLGATVTEGAAIVDLPELGGSARLRESGLPLYTLVDFAGH from the coding sequence ATGCAGCCACTCAGCGTCAACGAATACCTCCGCCAGCACATCCGCACAGTGCCCGACTGGCCCGCGCCCGGCGTGCAGTTCCGTGACATCACGCCGCTGCTGCAGGACCCGAAGGTGTTCCGCGTACTGATCGACGCGTTTGTGCACCGCTACATGGACAAGGCATTGCGCCCCGATGTGGTGGCCGGGCTGGATGCGCGCGGCTTCATCCTGGGTGCCGTGGTGGCCTATGAACTCAACGTGGGGTTCGTGCCCATCCGCAAGAAGGGCAAGCTGCCGTTCACGACCGTGGAGGAAACCTACGAGCTCGAATACGGCAGCGCCACCGTGGAGCTGCACACCGACGCCGTCAAGCCCGGCGACCGCGTGCTGCTCATCGACGACCTCATCGCCACCGGCGGCACGATGATGGCCGGCCGCAAGCTCCTGGAGAAACTGGGTGCCACCGTCACCGAGGGCGCCGCCATTGTGGACCTGCCTGAACTCGGCGGGTCGGCGCGGCTGCGGGAATCCGGCCTGCCGCTGTACACCCTGGTGGATTTCGCGGGGCACTGA
- a CDS encoding cyclic nucleotide-binding domain-containing protein produces MNASTPVVSKVDLQGLIDAIAQASADDSMTNPLTPAQWDILSSYLLPVVLPAGQILFSQGATDRTLYLVESGSLSVHYQDEKERLRLAIVGPGSVVGEGAFFSHRTRSATVQASAPCKLWSLPAIRFTELTNRQPAIALGLVMAAGAVLAKRLGNRRRRVAAT; encoded by the coding sequence ATGAATGCCTCCACGCCTGTTGTTTCCAAGGTGGACCTGCAAGGTCTGATCGACGCCATCGCACAGGCCAGCGCCGATGACAGCATGACCAATCCGCTGACCCCGGCGCAGTGGGACATCCTGTCGTCCTACCTGCTGCCTGTGGTGCTGCCCGCAGGGCAAATCCTTTTCAGCCAGGGCGCGACCGACCGCACGCTGTACCTCGTCGAAAGCGGCAGCCTCAGCGTGCACTACCAGGATGAAAAGGAGCGGCTGCGGCTGGCCATCGTGGGGCCCGGGTCTGTGGTGGGGGAAGGCGCGTTCTTTTCGCACCGCACGCGCAGCGCCACGGTGCAGGCCAGCGCCCCCTGCAAACTCTGGAGCCTGCCGGCGATCCGTTTTACCGAACTCACCAACCGTCAGCCTGCCATCGCACTGGGCCTGGTGATGGCCGCCGGGGCGGTGCTGGCCAAGCGGCTGGGCAACCGCCGCCGCCGCGTTGCGGCCACCTGA
- the mnmE gene encoding tRNA uridine-5-carboxymethylaminomethyl(34) synthesis GTPase MnmE, whose translation MLARHQHPIVAIATAPGRGAVGIVRVSGRGLDALMQAVCGRTLKPREATYLPFRDAQGEAIDQGLALFFPGPHSYTGEDVLELQAHGGAVVLQLLLARCLEAGAAADPATGQPRLRGLRVAQPGEFTERAFLNDKIDLAQAEAIADLIDASTSAAARSASRSLSGAFSAEIHGLRDALIHLRMLVEATLDFPEEEIDFLRKADARGQLSNLQQTLAAVMQRTRQGALLREGIKVVIAGQPNAGKSSLLNALAGAELAIVTPIAGTTRDKVQQTIQIEGVPLHIIDTAGLRDSSDEVERIGIARAWDEIAGADAVLFLHDLERMDAPEYIAGDAVIASAMGQKMPQNIPVIDVWNKLDKAPGATAPAVESTRPGVRLSARTGEGLDALRRLLLDVAGWQSAPEGLYTARARHVQALEAVGVHLQEAADQLHAQGPALDLLAEELRLAQTALNAITGEFTSDDLLGVIFSSFCIGK comes from the coding sequence TGCCCGCCACCAACACCCCATCGTCGCCATTGCCACCGCACCCGGGCGGGGGGCCGTCGGCATCGTGCGCGTGTCAGGGCGCGGGTTGGATGCGCTGATGCAGGCGGTTTGCGGGCGCACCCTCAAGCCCCGCGAAGCCACCTACCTGCCCTTTCGCGATGCCCAGGGCGAAGCCATTGACCAGGGGCTGGCGCTGTTTTTTCCGGGTCCGCACAGCTACACCGGCGAAGACGTGCTGGAGCTGCAGGCCCACGGCGGCGCCGTGGTGCTCCAGCTGCTGCTGGCGCGCTGTCTGGAGGCGGGGGCCGCTGCCGACCCCGCTACCGGCCAGCCCCGCCTGCGGGGCTTGCGTGTCGCCCAGCCGGGGGAGTTCACGGAACGCGCCTTCCTCAACGACAAGATCGACCTGGCCCAGGCCGAGGCCATTGCCGACCTGATCGACGCCTCTACTTCCGCGGCCGCCCGCAGCGCCAGCCGATCACTCAGCGGCGCGTTCTCGGCCGAGATCCATGGCCTGCGCGACGCGCTCATCCACCTGCGCATGCTGGTCGAGGCCACGCTGGATTTTCCCGAAGAAGAAATCGACTTCCTGCGCAAGGCAGATGCGCGCGGACAGCTATCGAATTTGCAGCAAACCCTGGCGGCGGTGATGCAGCGCACGCGCCAGGGCGCGCTGCTGCGCGAGGGCATCAAGGTGGTCATCGCCGGGCAGCCCAACGCCGGCAAGAGTTCGCTGCTCAACGCACTCGCAGGGGCCGAGCTGGCCATCGTCACGCCGATTGCAGGCACCACGCGCGACAAGGTGCAGCAGACCATCCAGATCGAAGGCGTGCCGCTGCACATCATTGACACCGCCGGCCTGCGCGACAGCAGCGACGAGGTGGAGCGCATCGGCATTGCGCGCGCGTGGGACGAGATCGCAGGGGCGGATGCAGTGCTGTTCCTGCACGACCTGGAGCGCATGGATGCTCCTGAATACATAGCTGGTGACGCAGTCATAGCAAGCGCTATGGGCCAAAAAATGCCTCAGAACATCCCCGTGATTGATGTCTGGAACAAGCTCGACAAGGCGCCAGGTGCGACAGCCCCGGCCGTTGAAAGTACCCGGCCCGGCGTGCGCCTGTCCGCCCGCACGGGCGAGGGGCTGGACGCGCTGCGCCGCCTGCTGCTGGACGTGGCGGGCTGGCAGTCGGCGCCCGAAGGCCTGTACACAGCCCGTGCCCGGCATGTGCAGGCCTTGGAGGCCGTGGGCGTACACCTGCAAGAGGCGGCCGACCAGCTGCACGCACAGGGCCCCGCGCTCGACCTGCTGGCCGAAGAGCTGCGCCTGGCGCAGACTGCGTTGAACGCCATCACAGGCGAATTCACCTCCGACGACCTGCTGGGCGTGATCTTTTCCAGCTTCTGCATCGGCAAGTAG